A DNA window from Cutaneotrichosporon cavernicola HIS019 DNA, chromosome: 2 contains the following coding sequences:
- the CDC6 gene encoding uncharacterized protein (DNA clamp loader) codes for MPAPKRTRAAATAGDSPDNEDVDNQHRSDMEETRDQTSPATTTRVTRRTPSRRNVTNPPRPSPDATTPTRPTLRSTRATPSPGITRSASLFGTARPTNGAIIPNPPSFAGPSTRSAGSALTLVRASSTSAVPSQSQIKATVTGGGSAPPPVKGGAGDDVSGGPSRRPYKGKENIPPPKEPQLPTPPSEGSRKRLRLTPSSSRTRSASIVSVRSESSVPSLGSDLTTRTSSCLPSPSPSPSVATTISVDEVQDADRTPTKRGFRPTVPLTPPPSSPSTTKLTEDMMSMCSRTTTPLDDSDARSFSNAYRALKHGLRLSSSSGDGTSSAIIGRDNEKAILGSYLSLVSASDVGMYVSGPPGTGKTALTTAVGRGLAEQGWRVVEVSVMGLKPQDVWTRLGVELGCGGSEDDVIAHLKAKNTRTFIILDEIDSLLPPPPSLPAPTTSHVLSKLFSLPLLSTRGSTVKLVAISNTLDLTVRANLVLEGNAMPQVLPFKAYNATDMTAIVNARVDALGDGPDAAKVDAKVIELLCRKVEAQTGDLRMCLGVLSSAVGLAEADWVKKGSAPISLIKVALPHILKAFSTHTKQLRAAAGTTSSGVANATTGKIRSVPLNGRMVLVALLVWLMRTRAGLAGCPAQGASPELLTPSALYATYAHLLNHPSSPIKPSPESDYRDLLSNLETLGLVSLPRVRGGNVRVELCVREDEVRDGLALSAAVKAVGEEEVAQVWAREEARVARVCARAQAAVERAAHGLPMETD; via the exons ATGCCCGCGCCCAAGCGCACTCGCGCCGCGGCCACGGCAGGCGACAGCCCTGACAacgaggacgtcgacaacCAGCACCGCTCAGACATGGAAGAAACGCGCGACCAGACTTCCCcagccaccaccacgcGGGTAACGCGCCGCACCCCTTCGCGCCGCAATGTAACCAACCCACCGCGGCCTTCCCCAgacgcgacgacgcccaCTCGGCCAACTCTGCGCAGCACGCGTGCAACCCCTTCTCCGGGGATTACCCGCTCAGCCTCCCTTTTCGGTACTGCTAGACCAACGAACGGCGCCATCATTCCCaacccaccttcctttgCTGGTCCGagcacgcgctcggccGGAAGCGCGCTGACGCTCGTCCGCGCGTCCAGTACGAGTGCCGTGCCCAGCCAGAGTCAGATCAAGGCGACTGTGACGGGCGGAGGAAGTGCGCCTCCCCCTGTCAAGGGTGGTGCAGGGGATGATGTTAGTGGCGGGCCCAGTCGTCGGCCCtacaagggcaaggagaacATCCCGCCCCCGAAGGAGCCGCAATTGccaaccccaccctccGAGGGAAGTCGGAAGCGCTTGCGCCTGACTCCGTCCTCGAGCCGCACTCGGAGCGCCTCCATTGTCAGCGTGCGCAGTGAAA GCTCAGTTCCGTCGCTTGGGTCTGACCTCACGACAAGAACTTCATCATGCcttccctcgccctcgccatcacctTCGGTCGCCACGACTATCAGTGTGGACGAAGTTCAGGATGCTGACCGCACACCGACCAAGCGTGGCTTCAGGCCAACAGTTCCCCTTACGCctccgccgtcgtcgccatccacGACAAAGCTTACCGAGGACATGATGTCCATGTGCAGCCGCACCACGACACCCctcgacgactcggacgcgCGTAGCTTCTCAAACGCGTACCGCGCTCTCAAGCATGGGCTCCGtctgtcgtcgtcatctgGCGACGGCACCAGCTCCGCCATTATTGGGCGCGACAACGAAAAGGCCATCCTGGGCTCGTACCTCTCCCTCGTGTCGGCTAGTGACGTTGGCATGTACGTGTCGGGTCCCCCTGGCACAGGCAAGACGGCCCTCACGACAGCTGTGGGCCGCGGGCTTGCCGAACAGGGATGGCGCGTCGTAGAGGTCAGCGTCATGGGTCTCAAGCCGCAGGACGTTTGGACGCGTCTGGGTGTTGAACTCGGCTGTGGAGGttccgaggacgacgtgaTCGCACACCTCAAGGCGAAGAACACGCGTACCTTCATCATCCTCGATGAGATTGACTcgctccttcctcctcccccgtcCCTTCCCGCACCCACCACCTCACATGTGCTATCCAAGTTGTTCTcgctccccctcctctccactcGCGGGTCAActgtcaagctcgtcgccatctcgAACACGCTTGACCTCACGGTCCGCGCCAACCTGGTGCTTGAGGGCAACGCCATGCCCCAGGTCCTGCCGTTTAAGGCGTACAACGCGACCGACATGACCGCGATCGTCAATGCCCGAGTGGATGCTCTTGGTGATGGACCTGACGctgccaaggtcgacgccaaggtcaTCGAGCTTCTCTGCCGTAAGGTCGAGGCTCAAACCGGCGACCTGCGCATGTGCCTAGGTGTGCTTTCGTCGGCGGTCGGGCTCGCAGAGGCGGACTGGGTCAAGAAGGGGTCGGCGCCGATCTCCCTCATCAAGGTCGCGTTGCCACACATCCTCAAGGCGTTCTCCACGCACACCAAGCAGCTGCGCGCAGCGGCGGGCACCACGTCGTCTGGCGTCGCGAACGCCACTACGGGCAAAATCCGCTCAGTGCCGCTGAACGGCCGCATGGTGCTCGTTGCACTGCTCGTCTGGTTGATGCGCACGCGTGCCGGTCTGGCCGGTTGCCCTGCTCAGGGTGCGAGTCCCGAGCTTCTCACCCCCTCTGCGCTGTACGCGACCTACGCGCATCTGCTCAACCacccctcgtcgccgatcAAGCCCTCACCCGAGAGTGATTACCGTGACCTGCTTAGCAACCTCGAGActctcggcctcgtgtCGCTTCCGCGTGTTCGGGGAGGCAACGTCCGCGTTGAGCTCTGTGtccgcgaggacgaggtgcgtGACGGCCTTGCCCTCTCGGCGGCTGTTAAGGCcgtgggtgaggaggaagtggcCCAGGTGTGGGcacgcgaggaggcgcgcgtcgcgcgtgTCTGTGCGCGCGCCCAGGCAGCCGTGGAGCGCGCCGCACACGGGCTGCCGATGGAAACGGATTAG
- the AVO1 gene encoding uncharacterized protein (SAPK-interacting protein 1 (Sin1), middle CRIM domain), which produces MAMISDSSYVLHAIRLSALRTADDSVTPRIVTMDGGFASNPYINAMGLGDIDRWPELKRALDSPPPDPSPHALDSDDGLPDLSRRGGGTGGGGGATGLRYTQTIMPAGRTGGAGMRVSGRDNTSIRGRRRHISQRSQSSSVDVRPPPPVPPETGRPRASSTTSEPNRLFSPEDDAKPFLGTIGYHPDGSSAGMASAIPSDMAMTVSQGDADVDEGEEDDEAGAQVPPVLGRPGHARHPSTNKLEAGRPSTIHEEDRRSSTDTFPEIKLEFGRIDVPPTIPGSAPHTSALTATLNQHVPHLVSTGGVPPDGDVPMGITNPFASLYANVVAPQGKPSLKLELFFPHSDQPSNPILATVRKDATVEEVIGHALWKYVGEGRTPELADDEAEQSTVGWGLRIVEDDGEVDEDFPPLDRESAISKFSYGQFGIVRATPSQKKQNAAIAPTIQRRPSRIIADVRPRRPRQAMPIVMSPEEDVPLKQAGLSSSSGAVLLHVFVRASADVQFNTTIWAPSDMYIADLTEVLVTRKSLLQPATEWVLCLADLSLALPLDRTVASLEGMNQLTLVREQWAAEHGLKGDMRGGDPSASIFKRASEPPAKRELGQTYKKYTVVRKTPIGRAERQLAIDNDYIHILPSENRAFFDSLKTTSIHITLVASIKLSGRAGGFKLYVWRDGSRKRYEFEAENVKQAQEIVDSIEALMRTYQRERNSMFAPLGQAGVRGKVAK; this is translated from the exons ATGGCGATGATATCGGATTCGAG ctaCGTGCTCCACGCGATCCGGCTGAGTGCGCTCCGCACGGCAGATGACAGCGTAACTCCCCGCATCGTGACTATGGACGGGGGCTTCGCGTCCAATCCATACATCAACGCCATGGGGTTGGGCGATATCGACCGCTGGCCAGAACTCAAGCGGGCACTAGACAGTCCTCCACCTGATCCGTCGCCGCACGccctcgactcggacgacggGCTGCCGGACTTGTCTAGACGTGGAGGTGGgacaggaggaggaggaggagcaaCAGGGTTGAGGTATACCCAGACGATTATGCCTGCTGGTCGGACCGGCGGTGCGGGTATGCGCGTGAGTGGGCGGGACAACACGTCGATTCGCGGACGGAGGCGACACATCTCGCAGCGGAGCCAGAGTTCTTCTGTCGATGTgcggccaccaccacctgTTCCACCAGAAACTGGACGGCCGCGCGCATCGAGTACGACATCTGAACCTAATCGCCTATTCTCGCCTGAAGATGACGCTAAACCCTTCCTCGGCACTATAGGGTACCATCCCGACGGGAGCAGCGCTGGTATGGCGAGTGCTATACCCAGCGATATGGCTATGACGGTCAGTCAGGGGGATGCGGACGTCGAcgaaggggaggaggacgacgaggctggTGCTCAAGTTCCGCCAGTCCTTGGGAGGCCGGGACATGCGCGGCATCCGAGTACGAATAAGCTTGAGGCTGGCCGGCCTTCTACCATCCACGAGGAAGATCGGCGGAGCTCGACGGACACGTTCCCAGAGATCAAGCTCGAGTTTGGGCGGATTGATGTCCCACCCACGATTCCAGGCAGCGCGCCACACACGTCTGCGCTAACCGCGACGCTGAACCAACATGTGCCGCATCTCGTGTCGACGGGCGGTGTGCCGCCAGATGGAGACGTGCCTATGGGTATCACGAACCCCTTCGCGAGCCTGTATGCAAACGTAGTTGCGCCGCAGGGGAAGCCGAGCCTCAAGCTTGAACTCTTCTTCCCTCACTCGGACCAGCCGAGCAACCCCATCCTCGCGACGGTGCGCAAGGACGCcacggtcgaggaggttaTTGGACACGCGCTGTGGAAGTATGTTGGAGAGGGGCGGACTCCGGAGCtggcagacgacgaggccgagcagAGTACCGTCGGATGGGGCCTGCGGATtgtggaggacgacggcgaggtcgacgaggacttTCCGC cgctcgaccgcgagtCGGCCATCTCCAAATTCTCGTACGGCCAGTTTGGCATCGTGCGCGCAACCCCTTCACAGAAGAAGCAAAATGCCGCAATTGCACCGACGATCCAGCGCCGTCCCTCGCGCATTATCGCGGACGTTCggccccgccgcccgcggCAGGCCATGCCGATAGTCATGAGCCCCGAGGAAGACGTGCCGCTAAAACAGGCTGGGCTCAGCTCCAGTTCGGGGGCGGTGCTGCTGCACGTGTTCGTACGCGCAAGCGCAGACGTGCAGTTCAACACGACGATTTGGGC TCCCTCGGACATGTACATTGCTGACTTGACCGAGGTGCTCGTCACCCGCAAGAGCCTTCTGCAACCCGCGACCGAATGGGTGCTTTGCCTCGCTGATTTGTCGCTAGCCCTCCCGCTGGATCGCACAGTGGCGTCCTTAGAGGGCATGAACCAGCTGACCCTCGTGCGGGAACAGTGGGCGGCCGAACATGGATTAAAGGGAGATATGCGGGGCGGCGATCCAAGCGCCAGCATATTCAAGCGTGCGAGCGAGCCGCcggccaagcgcgagtTAGGACAGACGTACAAG AAATACACTGTTGTGCGCAAGACGCCGATCGGGCGGGCGGAGCGGCAGCTCGCCATCGACAACGACTACATTCACATCCTGCCGTCCGAGAACCGCGCGTTCTTCGACAGCCTCAAGACGACTTCGATACACATCACGCTTGTTGCCAGCATCAAGCTCTCTGGGCGCGCCGGTGGGTTCAAACTCTACGTGTGGCGCGACGGGAGCAGGAAGCGGTACGAgttcgaggccgagaacgTCAAGCAGGCGCAGGAGATTGTCGACAGTATCGAGGCGTT gatGCGCACGTATCAGCGGGAACGCAACAGCATGTTTGCGCCTCTAGGGCAGGCGGGCGTGCGCGGCAAGGTGGCGAAATAG
- the TMP1 gene encoding uncharacterized protein (Thymidylate synthase) — MTAATENKERSNPEHEEYQYLDLIERIIATGQARPDRTGTGTLALFAPPSLRFDLTKGFPLLTTKRVFWRGVVEELLWFVAGCTDARVLQERGVHIWDGNGSREFLDRVGLGHRREGDLGPVYGFQWRHFGAEYGTCEDDYAGKGVDQLAEVVRKIKENPTDRRIIMSAWNPSDLPVMALPPCHMFCQFYVTLPESPDARPKLSCLMYQRSCDVGLGVPFNIASYALLTHMIAFVTGCDAHEFILQMGDAHVYRDHVEPLKTQLEREPRPFPTLKIARTLGEIKDIDGFRADDFVVEGYKPMGKIEMKMSA, encoded by the exons ATGACGGCCGCCACGGAAAATAAGGAGCGCTCCAACCCCGAGCATG AGGAGTACCAGTACCTCGACCTGATCGAGCGCATCATCGCCACAGGCCAAGCCCGCCCCGACCGCACGGGAACGGGCACGCTTGCACTCTTTGCGCCGCCCTCCCTCCGCTTCGACTTGACCAAGGGCTTCCCCCTCCTGACGACCAAGCGCGTCTTCTGGCGCGGCGTagtcgaggagctcctgTGGTTCGTTGCGGGTTGTACAGACGCCCGAGTCCTCCAGGAACGCGGCGTGCACATCTGGGACGGGAATGGGAGCCGCGAGTTCCTCGATCGCGTGGGTCTCGGACACCGGCGTGAGGGCGACCTTGGGCCAGTGTATGGCTTCCAGTGGCGCCACTTTGGGGCAGAGTATGGGACGTGTGAGGACGATTATGCGGGCAAGGGAGtcgaccagctcgcggAGGTGGTAAGGAAGATCAAGGAGAACCCGACGGACAGGCGGATCATCATGAGCGCGTGGAACCCCAGTG ACCTCCCCGTCATGGCTCTTCCTCCATGCCACATGTTCTGCCAGTTCTACGTCACGCTCCCAGAGAGCCCCGACGCACGCCCCAAGCTCTCCTGCCTCATGTACCAGCGCAGCTGtgacgtcggcctcggtgtcCCCTTCAACATTGCATCGTATGCGCTGCTCACGCACATGATTGCGTTTGTTACGGGTTGCGACGCGCACGAGTTCATCCTCCAGATGGGCGACGCGCATGTGTACCGGGATCATGTTGAGCC actCAAGACCcagcttgagcgcgagccGCGGCCATTCCCAACGCTCAAGATTGCGCGTACCCTCGGCGAGATCAAGGACATTGACGGGTTCCGCGCAGACGACTTTGTCGTCGAGGGGTACAAGCCCATGGGCAAGATTGAGATGAAGATGTCG gcgtAA
- the DBP7 gene encoding uncharacterized protein (DUF4217) — protein sequence MDDGLELNFAAPSDGGLKRQLAPKKGGRWTERVKAKQAARRVVKAYEGGKGQPAPTSAKTTQAPTPAPRLARPDVVTPTYAKSKPVVRPTKPAPHAPLIPAPKKAKTPQVEQENDASSEAGPSRLPLEVEKAAPKGSQIISSLFTGNPLLPRVQASEVAVGAPSNAPLDTSTFKGLGLDPLLVHHLQTKMGIKAPTGIQKACLPYTLSHPLDIDARAGKNDDDDEDEDEAKAPEVAAPGPRDVFIQSQTGSGKTLSFVLPIIQALLPLSKLSYIDRSIGTLAIILAPTRELAQQIAKVVESILTMALSLADDEEDRGYTRWLVSGLLVGGGTRTHDKARLRKGVPILVATPGRLLDHLQNTSSFQCAKTMFLVLDEADRLMDLGFEETIQGILKALDGRRRNEMNAEREGEAGMMRWPYWNRGRQTVLCSATVDAKVERLAGMTLRDPVTFRPSEKEKRLDPAVVKALEAAGEIEIPDADEKFTPPSQLAQRYVVAPTKLRLVALVALLRSLVGKDKVDTSEDGTKVIVFLSSTDAVDYHFRLLAGVTMGAPAPAPEEDEDEEESTDEASDSEGEGEAKSKAKPKPKAKIPKAKPDSDTITLTSALLPHTTIHRLHGSLPLRTRLASLKAFATPSTESSILLATSVASRGLDLPLVRAVVQYDLPTEGGASEYVHRVGRTARAGAGGEAWAFVAPAEAEWVGWVEGKMGAATKDEGSVRLQQVGVEDVLRKGFGGRGHEYEARATDVQMALERWVLGDDKNAALARKAFASFVRAYSTHPLEERRFFHVKTLHLGHLAKAFALREAPGSIAATAKPKKEKARLPGGKRKRADSDDEEVKGGKETTARNETERRMYEAVRKQGRLVKAGGVLAATGSDFQVADTKALEKMVSRRR from the exons ATGGACGACGGCCTCGAACTCAACTTTGCTGCGCCGTCTGACGGTGGACTGAAGCGGCAGCTGGCACCGAAGAAGGGCGGACGGTGGACTGAACG tgtGAAGGCGAAGCAGGCAGCGAGGCGGGTGGTGAAGGCGtacgagggcggcaagggccAGCCAGCACCGACATCAGCCAAGACTACCCAGGCGCCCACGCCTGCACCTAGACTCGCTCGGCCTGATGTTGTTACTCCTACATATGCCAAGTCGAAGCCTGTCGTGCGACCCACCAAGCCGGCTCCGCACGCACCCCTGATCCCCGCCccgaagaaggccaagaccCCGCAAGTTGAGCAGGAGAACGACGCGTCTTCCGAGGCCGGACCCTCGCGCCTCCCATTGGAGGTAGAAAAGGCCGCGCCCAAGGGCTCGCAGATCATCTCGTCCCTCTTCACGGGcaaccccctcctcccccgcgTGCAGGCGTCAGAGGTCGCTGTCGGGGCGCCCTCTAACGCACCCCTCGACACTAGCACGTTCAAGGGCCTCGGGCTGGATCCTCTTCTGGTGCACCACCTCCAGACCAAGATGGGGATCAAGGCGCCTACGGGTATCCAGAAGGCGTGCCTCCCGTACACGCTCAGCCACCCtctcgacattgacgcgCGGGCTGGCAAaaacgacgacgatgacgaagatgaggacgaggcgaaAGCACCCGAAGTGGCGGCGCCGGGACCGCGCGACGTGTTTATCCAGTCCCAGACGGGTTCGGGTAAGACGCTCTCGTTCGTCCTCCCGATTATCCAGGCACTTCTCCCCCTCTCGAAGCTCAGTTACATCGACCGCTCGATCGGAACACtcgccatcatcctcgctcCGACGCGCGAGTTGGCACAACAGATCGCCAAGGTTGTCGAGAGCATCCTCACCATGGCATTGTctctcgccgacgacgaggaggacaggGGATACACGCGGTGGCTCGTCTCTGGTCTCTTGGTGGGTGGCGGCACTAGGACACACGACAAGGCGCGCCTGCGCAAGGGCGTGCCCATCCTCGTTGCGACACCTGGTCGTCTCCTGGATCACCTGCAGAACACGAGCTCGTTCCAATGCGCCAAGACCATgttcctcgtcctcgatgagGCCGACCGCCTCATGGACCTCGGCTTCGAGGAGACGATCCAGGGCATCCTGAAGGCTCTGGACGGGAGGCGACGTAATGAGATGAACGCCGAACGTGAGGGTGAAGCCGGTATGATGCGCTGGCCGTACTGGAACCGCGGGCGACAAACCGTGCTCTGTTCCGCTACTGTGGatgccaaggtcgagcgccttgctGGCATGACCCTCCGCGACCCGGTCACGTTCCGTCCTagcgagaaggagaagcgcctCGACCCGGCTGTCGTCAAGGCGCTAGAGGCTGCCGGGGAGATCGAGAtccccgacgccgacgagaagTTTACGCCTCCAtcccagctcgcgcagcggTACGTTGTTGCGCCTACCAAGCTGCGGCTTGTGGCGCTCGTGGCGCTGCTGCGCTCGCTGGTGGGtaaggacaaggtcgatacgagcgaggacgggacAAAGGTCATTGTGTTCCTCAGCTCGACGGACGCGGTTGACTATCATTTCCGTCTCCTGGCAGGAGTGACGATGGGcgcaccagcaccagcgccggaagaggacgaggacgaggaagaaAGTACCGACGAGGCGTCGGacagcgagggcgagggtgaggcaaagtccaaggccaagcccaagcccaaggcgAAGATacccaaggccaagcccGACAGCGATACTATCACTCTCACATCCGCTCTCTTGCCGCACACCACAATCCACAGACTGCACGGCTCTCTGCCTCTGCGCACCCGTCTCGCCTCGCTCAAGGCGTTCGCAACGCCATCAACCGAGTCatccatcctcctcgcgacGTCCGTCGCGTCTCGTGGTCTGGACCTGCCTCTTGTTCGCGCCGTCGTTCAGTACGACCTTCCAACGGAAGGCGGCGCCAGCGAGTACGTCCACCGTGTGGGGCGTACCGCGCGTGCCGGTGCCGGCGGTGAGGCGTGGGCTTTCGTGGCGcctgccgaggccgagtgggttgggtgggttGAGGGCAAGATGGGCGCGGCgaccaaggacgaggggAGCGTGCGGCTCCAGCAGGTCGGGGTAGAGGATGTGTTGCGGAAGGGCTTTGGAGGTCGGGGACACGAGTACGAGGCTCGCGCAACGGACGTTCAGATGGCACTTGAACGATGGGTCCTGGGAGACGACAAG aacgcggcgctcgcgcgcaaggccTTTGCCTCCTTTGTTCGCGCGTACTCTACGCATCCGCTCGAAGAACGCCGCTTCTTCCACGTCAAAACCCTGCATCTCGGCCACCTGGCCAAGGCCTTTGCCCTCCGCGAGGCGCCGGGCAGTATCGCCGCAACCGCAAagccgaagaaggagaaggcgaggCTTCCTGGCGGGAAGCGGAAACGCGCAGAtagtgacgacgaggaggtcaagggcggcaaggaGACGACCGCGCGCAACGAAACTGAGAGGCGCATGTACGAGGCGGTGCGTAAGCAGGGTCGTCTCGTCAAGGCTGGCGGGGTGCTCGCGGCAACGGGCAGTGACTTCCAGGTCGCAGACACGAAGGCGTTGGAGAAGATGGTGTCTCGGCGGCGTTAG